The following proteins are co-located in the Desulfatitalea tepidiphila genome:
- a CDS encoding NAD(P)H-dependent flavin oxidoreductase, which produces MIKSRLCDLIGIKYPIIQAGMGPFSNNNLCVAAANAGVLGLLSTSGLFSKETQPWVYNAFCDSGEADRDDDMATAFEKVLKRTYRLVKDKGGVYGPNVMVSAELKEQANIMIETAIKVREENPDMKNHLKVMYTSAGDPMGWGEKIKKAGFTWIHIVPSVKGAMRCKKAGVDVIVASGHEGGFHTHWEPLHSMVLLPAVVDAVADDKTLVIGGGGFSDGKTLVAGLALGADGILMGTRFLATQESDFHQIWKEGVVKAGDRGTLIARGFVGPARWLRTPRSEEHAQNTLKKSPGVFLGTPDDYSNLDMSLIEYEIESIKATYEGNEEKALMAAGEVAQRIKDMPKVNDMVQNIMKEADEAFAQLTRKFQK; this is translated from the coding sequence ATGATCAAATCAAGACTCTGCGACCTGATCGGCATCAAGTATCCCATCATCCAGGCGGGCATGGGCCCTTTCAGCAACAACAATCTGTGTGTCGCCGCAGCCAATGCCGGCGTACTCGGACTGCTGTCCACCAGCGGTCTTTTCAGCAAGGAAACCCAGCCCTGGGTCTACAACGCATTTTGCGACAGCGGCGAGGCGGACCGCGATGACGACATGGCGACGGCTTTCGAAAAGGTCCTGAAACGAACCTATCGACTGGTCAAGGATAAGGGCGGCGTATACGGGCCCAACGTGATGGTCTCCGCCGAGCTGAAAGAGCAGGCCAATATCATGATCGAAACGGCCATCAAGGTTCGGGAGGAAAATCCCGACATGAAAAACCACCTCAAGGTGATGTACACCTCCGCAGGCGATCCCATGGGGTGGGGCGAGAAGATCAAAAAAGCGGGCTTCACCTGGATTCACATCGTGCCCTCGGTCAAGGGTGCGATGCGTTGTAAAAAGGCTGGGGTCGATGTGATCGTCGCCTCGGGGCACGAGGGTGGTTTCCATACGCACTGGGAGCCGCTGCACTCCATGGTGCTGCTGCCGGCCGTGGTCGATGCCGTAGCGGATGACAAGACGCTGGTGATCGGCGGCGGCGGGTTTTCCGACGGTAAGACCCTCGTCGCGGGCCTGGCGTTGGGTGCCGACGGCATCCTGATGGGCACCCGTTTTCTGGCCACCCAGGAAAGCGATTTCCACCAGATCTGGAAAGAGGGCGTGGTCAAGGCCGGAGACCGCGGCACACTGATTGCCCGTGGTTTTGTGGGCCCGGCCCGGTGGCTGAGGACTCCTCGAAGTGAAGAACACGCCCAAAATACCCTTAAAAAGTCACCCGGCGTTTTTCTCGGCACGCCCGATGATTATTCCAACCTCGACATGTCGCTGATCGAATACGAGATCGAGTCCATCAAGGCCACCTACGAAGGAAACGAAGAAAAGGCGCTCATGGCCGCCGGCGAAGTGGCCCAGCGCATCAAGGACATGCCCAAGGTCAACGACATGGTTCAGAACATTATGAAGGAAGCAGACGAAGCGTTTGCGCAATTGACCCGGAAGTTTCAAAAATAG
- a CDS encoding 4Fe-4S binding protein, with amino-acid sequence MTIQAKKIFAMVDYDTCNPRDCNPEKGVCPAVAACTHKVIKQIDGPFEPPIIFYDLCMGCWDCIEACPLDAIQMKEVS; translated from the coding sequence ATGACGATCCAAGCCAAAAAGATATTTGCAATGGTGGATTATGATACATGCAACCCCAGGGACTGCAATCCTGAAAAAGGGGTCTGCCCGGCCGTAGCGGCCTGCACCCATAAAGTGATCAAACAGATCGACGGCCCATTCGAGCCCCCCATCATTTTTTACGACCTGTGCATGGGATGCTGGGACTGCATCGAGGCCTGTCCCCTGGATGCCATCCAAATGAAAGAGGTGTCATAG